Genomic window (Candidatus Poribacteria bacterium):
ATCTCTTCAGACCAGATATTGGTTACGATTCCAAGTTTTTCAAACATTTTGACATCCTTTGCTCGTTAGGGTATGATACACAACGAAGATTATAGCATATTTTCAAGGAGGTTCAAGAAGACTATGGCACAAAATAGACGATTTACCGATGAACTCAGACACACAGCCGCACCGATTTGGGAGGCGGATCTTAGGCATCCGTTTGTTCGGGGGCTTGCTGATGGCAGTCTTCCCACAGAGAAATTTAAGTTTTACCTCATTCAGGATTATCTCTTCCTACTGGATTATAGCCGTGTATTTGCGCACGGGGTCATCAAGGCACACGATGAAGCGACAATGGCGATGTTCGCCGACCTGCTCAATTCAACGCTGAACACCGAGATGGATTTGCATCGTGGGTATTGTGCGAAATTTGGTATCTCTGCCGCTGAAATGGAAGCCGCACCGATGGCACCTACAACACATGCTTATACCCGACATCTGCTTGATGTCGCACAGGTCGGGACTTTGGCGGATATCGTTGCCGGTGTTCTACCGTGTCAGTGGG
Coding sequences:
- the tenA gene encoding thiaminase II, which produces MAQNRRFTDELRHTAAPIWEADLRHPFVRGLADGSLPTEKFKFYLIQDYLFLLDYSRVFAHGVIKAHDEATMAMFADLLNSTLNTEMDLHRGYCAKFGISAAEMEAAPMAPTTHAYTRHLLDVAQVGTLADIVAGVLPCQWGYAEIGTTLAEQGGSPEPLYQEWIEMYASPEFLSLGKSLRSLLNNLTAEHSTSEKERMKNYFLLSSRYEYLFWEMAYTQETWKI